GCCGAGCAGCATGGTCTTCTTGCCGTTACGGCCGCAGCCTGCGGCAATGGCTTGGGCGGTTGGCGTGGAGCCCACCAGGCAAACGCCGGAGACATTGTCGTCGTCATACCAGGCTTCGACGGTCTCGCGCTCGCCGTGCACCACGTTGACCACACCCTTCGGAAGGCCGATATCCACGAGAAGTTGCATCATCTTCTGCATGAACAGCGGCGATTCCGTGGACGGCTTGTAGACGAAGGTGTTTCCGGTGCCGATTGCGAAGGGGATAAACCAGCCAAAGACCAGCGCCGGGAAGTTGAACGGGGCAACGCCACAGAAAACCCCGATCGGGGCCTTAATCACGCGGCCATTGATGTTGTTTGCGATGCCCTGGATCGTCTCACCTTGAATCAGCGCAGGAATCGCGCACGCCATCTGAACGATCTCGATGACACGGCCGACCTCACCTCGCGCCTCAGCGATGTGCTTACCTTGGTCGACGGCAACGGCCTGGGCAAGGGCTTCCAGATTGTCCTTCAGGGCCTGATGCATGAGGTGGATGTAGTTCATGCGCTTCGGCAGAGGCATGGCTTTCCAGGCGGGGAACGCAGCCGCGGCCGCGGCAACCGCGCGACGGGACGTCTCGGGCGAGGAAATCGGCACCTCACCGATGACCTGGCCGGTGGAAGGGTTACGGAGCGGGACATACTGTCCACCGACCTCGTCTTCCCACTCGCCATTGATATGGTTCTGAATACGGATGGCTTGAGAGTTCACTTTCATTCCTCGTGTGGTTGGTTCTAAAACTGGCTATGAATTGCTGGGGAAAATGGACCGGGTGCTGGACGGCCCGACGGGAGACGATTGGCGGTTACCCCATTCGAACTGCCGATCGTTGCCCTTGATCGATGACGTCGGACCGCTGGGCACCTTGCTGAAACCTGTCGATATCCTGCTTGGGGCGAATCAAGAAGATGGCTGTGAGGCCGCCCAAGAGAATCAATGTGCCGGCAAAGGCGAAGCCGGAGCGAAAACCCGCATACGTGTCCACGCCAATATCCACTGCGTGTCCCATGACCCACGGTGCGCCGATGCCAGCCAACGTATAGACGGCGTTGTTGATGCCGAGCATTGCACCCCGTTGCGTGGAAGGGCTGATTTCTGCAATGAGCGCTGCGCCAAGGTTGATCATGACGCTGCCGGTAGCGAAGCTCCCGATGATCAGCAGGATCTGCAAGAGGCCACCATCGATACGGGAAAGCCCAATCATGGAAAGGCCTGAGACCATGACGCAGCTACCGCCGAGCAAGCCTCTGGCGGCCCGACTGCTCCATCCACGTGCCAGGAGACGCTGTGAAGCAAAGCCTATAGACGGCGCCAGGAAGATCTGCGCCACGGAGGGCAGGGCCACAATCCAGCCTGCCTGCGTGGCCGAATATCCAACGCCCTTTACCAGAAACACCGGTAGCCAAATCACCGCCAGTGTGAGCGCCCAGTACGCAGAGAACGAACCCAGCATTGAGCCGACAGCGGTGCGACAGGTCAGGAGCTTGCGATAGGGGATTCGCGGAAGTTCATTGCATCCCACTCCACCTGCGCGGGTCCCACAACCTGTGCCTTCCTTGCCGAACACCAGCCAGAAAACGAGCCAGACCAGGCCGACCACGCCGAGAAAACCGAAGGCGGCGTGCCAGTCGTAGCTGACGATGATCCACGTCAGGAGCGGCGCCGAGATGCCTGTGCCGAGGACTGATCCGATACCGACTAGTGCGGAAGGAAAAGTCCGCTGCTTGTCGGAGAACCACTTGTATACGGCGTGTAGCGCGACTGGGTAGGCTGGACCTTCGCCCGCGCCGAGGATGACCCGATTGGCGATAAGCATCGGCAGGGTCACCGCGCCGATCATCGGGAGCTGGACAATGGCCCAAAGCAAGGCCATTGAGGCGATAACCACCTTGCTCGACACGCGATTGGCGATGAATCCACCAAGGATGGCGGAAATGGAGAAGAGCAAAAAGAAAGAGCTGCCTACGCGGCCAAACTCCTCGTGGGTGAGATTGAGCTCCTTGATGATCGGCACCGCGGCTAGGCCAATGATCGCCTTGTCAGCGAAGTTGATCATCATGAAAACGGAAAGCAGGGCTACGACGACCCATGCTTGCCGAGGGGGCGTTGTTCGAGTGATTCCGGGACTGATGCCTTGCCAGTTGCCACGAGTTGTCTCCAGTGCTGTCCTGTCGCCCGTTCATCTTTGTGAATGGGACCATTGGTCTTTTTTGTGAATGTTATAAGCCAAAACAATGGAACGCAACGTTTCATTTCTAGGGTTTACCCTTTATAAATGAGCTCACGGCAACCACAGAGTGTCCTGACGAGGACTCTGCGCCGCTTTAGTGGCGAAAGTTCGGGTAAACGGTAATGAATGGAACGAAATGTTCCACTATGCTTGAGTGTGTGGGCGCGTAAGCGCAAACTCTGTCCCCAAAAGCGAGGTCCAGCGATGCTTCGACATTTCAGTCGGTGGCGGGAAGTACTGCGGCGGCTTGGTGCCTTCAGGGTGGCGTCCCGGCACTGGTTAATGCTCATCTATCACGCGTCTGCAACCTGCGCGATCCAGTGGGTTATCGACGATTCGCATTCCGCGGCGCACGACGAACCGTCTCGGAGGTCGCCCTGGTGGGGACCTAGCAACGCGCGAACCCGCAGGATCTTTATGGCTTATTGCGAACAAACTGAGAATGGCAACTCGTCCCAAGACGGAAGTCTTGTGCCAAACGCGACTTCCGCCGATTACACCCTGCGCATCCTGGGTCTCGTCGCAGGTGCTAGTCGCGGCGCCACTGCCGTAGAGCTTTCCAGCCACCTCGCGCTGTCGAAGTCCACCATTGAACGAATCTGTAGTGGCCTCGTGACACAGGGCTACCTTGCGCGAGACTTGGCGGACGGCCACTATGTTCGGGGCCCGGCGCTTCGGCGTCTGGCGCTGAATGCACTCAATCGACGGGAACTCCGGGCCAAACGACAAAGCGTTCTGATGGAACTCGTCGCTGAGGTAGGGGAGAGCAGCAATTTCACTACCTTGGACGGCGCAAGTGTGCTTTACCTGGATCGCGTGGAGGCGCCGTGGCCTTGGCGCCTGACTCTTGAGCCAGGTGCAAAGGTCCCATTGCATTGCACGGCAAGCGGCAAGCTTTTTTTGGCCCTGATGCCGCATGGACGGCGTGAACAACTGATGGCGCAAAGCTGCATGGACGCGCTCACGCCGGCCACCATCGTCTCGCTCGAGGCACTGCGACGTGAGTGTGCGGAGATCGCCGGATACGGATATGCGCTGGATCGTGAGGAGTTTGTCCCCGGCCTGGTTGCGATTGCTGTTCCAGTCCTAGACGCGGCAGGAAAGGTCTGGGGGGCCATATCCGTTCATGGTCCCGCGGTCCGCATGACCGCCACGGATGCTGTGGCCAAATTGCCGGCGCTCCATCGTGCCGCGAAACAGATGGCGGATCTGCTGTGAACCCTGCGTAATAGTTGATAGCGAATCCGCCCGTGATACCATTTATTCAACATTGGAGCGTCCTGACCCGTTGAAATGGAACGATTTCATCGCACGGGTCCAGTGGACGGTACTCGACGGGCGGGATGGGCCTGCCCCTCAGTTCACCAAGACCAAGCCATGGAAACTCAACGAATCGGTCGGAACACGAAACCTAAGAAATTGAATGGGAGGGTTTCGGCGCCCGCCAAGAACACGCCCGCGGCTGACGCTGCCGTATCGGGCGCACCGTCGCTTGGCGGTGCCATGGCCGACCGAACGCTGAGGCTGCTGCATGCTGTAGCGGGGGCCAGCCGTGCGATGACCTTGGCGGATCTTGTCGCAGAGCTGGGCCTGCCGAAGGCGACCACCCATCGATTGTGTGCGCAGCTCCTCGCGAGTGGATACCTTGCGCGGGATGTTGATGAGCGATTCTATGTGGTGGGCCCAACGCTCCGTCGGCTTGCACTCGATACCCTGAACCACGACGGATTGCGAGGACTTCGCCACGAGGTTCTCGCCTCTCTGGTACAAGAGGTCGGTGAGACATGCAATTTCACCACGCTGGATGGCGCCAGCGTGATGTATCTGGATCGCGTGGAAGCCCCGTGGCCTTGGCGCCTGACGCTTGATGCGGGAGCTCATGTACCTCTCCACTGCACCGCCAGCGGCAAGTTGTTCCTGGGGTTGATGGCGCCGGCTCAGCGAGAGGCACTGTTGGCCCAGTTGCCATTGGAACCGCTTACGCCGACTAGCATCACGTCTACGCAAGCTTTGCGCACAGAGTGCGAGAAGATCGCCGTCAATGGGTATGCATTGGATCAGGAGGAATTCATTCCTGGCTTGGTGGCTATTGCCGTACCTGTGCTTGACGGACAAGGGATCGCGAGGGCCGCAATCTCCGTTCATGCGCCATCGGCACGCATGAACGTCGAATCCGCAATTGGTAAGCTGCCCGCCTTGCGCGAAGCCGCGGCAAGAATGCGAGGCCTTCTGTAGATTCCAGGACGCCGGTACCACACAAATGGTACCGGTCTTCACGATGCGTGGTTGTCGCTACTCGACCACGATGCCTGCTGTCTTGATCAGCGCGGCGTAAGTCTTGATGTCACTGTCAAGGCGCGTCTTCAGATCTTCTGCGCCACTAATCCGCAGATCTGCTCCCTGTTGGCGTATCGCTTCGGCGGTAGCCGGTGTTCGCATCTTGCTCAACGCGGCTTGCAGTCGGTCCAGGATGGGCTTCGGCGTGCCAGCCGGTGCCATGAGTCCGTACCATGCCCCTGCTTCGTAGCCGGCAACGCCCGATTCCGCAATCGTGGGAATGTTGGGCAGTACCGGCCACCGCGACTTGCTTGCAACGGCCAGGATTTTCACCTTCCCGGCGTCATACGCACCGCGCACTGCGGCGAGGTGGGAAAACACAATGGGAACATGTCCGGCGATCACATCTGCCATCGCAGGACTGGCGCCTTTATAGGAGATGTTCCGGATCTGCACACCCGCCATGCGATTGAACATTTCCGCGGCAAGGTGCGCAGGGCTGCCTGGACCTGCGGAGGCGTAAGCCAAGCCGCCCGGATCGCTTTTGGCCGCTTTGATCAGATCGGCGACGGTATTCGCCTTGAAATCACGATTGACCACCAGGCAGTTCGGCACGTCGGCAATGATCGAGATTGGCGTCAGATCGCGGGTCGGGCTATAGGTCAGCTTGGGAAAGAGCGTGACGTTCACGGCGTTCGTGCTACTCGCCAAGAGCAAGGTGTAGCCGTCCGGGGCTGCTTTGGCGACAGAGTCCGACCCGATATTGGTCCCAGCTCCCGGCTTGTTTTCCACGACAACGGGTGTGCCCAGCTCCGTGGACAGAACGCGACCAATGTAGCGACCCAAATAGTCAGAAATGGCTCCCGCAGGGTAGGGCACAACTAGCTTGATGGGCTTCGAGGGCCAAGCTGCCTGGGCGTTTCCGAGTTCGGGGAAAAGTGCGCACGTGGTGCTGCCTGCGATCGCCAGCATGGCGCGTCGTCGATTCATGATGCCTTGTCTCCATTTTTGTTTGTGCGGGCGAGTACCGGCAAATGCTCGTCCGTGGACAGGATCATATCTCGGATGAAGTGGAACGAAAAGGACCAAAAAGAAATGAACATAGCCAGTAATAGGTACAATATGTTCCATAACATGGTGGTGCGATGACG
This region of Cupriavidus sp. EM10 genomic DNA includes:
- a CDS encoding aldehyde dehydrogenase family protein; its protein translation is MKVNSQAIRIQNHINGEWEDEVGGQYVPLRNPSTGQVIGEVPISSPETSRRAVAAAAAAFPAWKAMPLPKRMNYIHLMHQALKDNLEALAQAVAVDQGKHIAEARGEVGRVIEIVQMACAIPALIQGETIQGIANNINGRVIKAPIGVFCGVAPFNFPALVFGWFIPFAIGTGNTFVYKPSTESPLFMQKMMQLLVDIGLPKGVVNVVHGERETVEAWYDDDNVSGVCLVGSTPTAQAIAAGCGRNGKKTMLLGGAKNFLLAMEDAPMDLLIENVLMSGYGSAGQRCLAVSNIAVVPEIYDEFVERLVAASKGVRVGDATDPEVFMGPVISAKAKERIERYVDIGVAEGATLALDGRNPSVSEGNKEGYFVGPTIFTNVTPCMQIAREEIFGPVLSVIKIGCIDSALDAIRKHKLGNGACIFTQNTYYTESSSPKLTSAWLA
- a CDS encoding MFS transporter → MMINFADKAIIGLAAVPIIKELNLTHEEFGRVGSSFFLLFSISAILGGFIANRVSSKVVIASMALLWAIVQLPMIGAVTLPMLIANRVILGAGEGPAYPVALHAVYKWFSDKQRTFPSALVGIGSVLGTGISAPLLTWIIVSYDWHAAFGFLGVVGLVWLVFWLVFGKEGTGCGTRAGGVGCNELPRIPYRKLLTCRTAVGSMLGSFSAYWALTLAVIWLPVFLVKGVGYSATQAGWIVALPSVAQIFLAPSIGFASQRLLARGWSSRAARGLLGGSCVMVSGLSMIGLSRIDGGLLQILLIIGSFATGSVMINLGAALIAEISPSTQRGAMLGINNAVYTLAGIGAPWVMGHAVDIGVDTYAGFRSGFAFAGTLILLGGLTAIFLIRPKQDIDRFQQGAQRSDVIDQGQRSAVRMG
- a CDS encoding IclR family transcriptional regulator → MPNATSADYTLRILGLVAGASRGATAVELSSHLALSKSTIERICSGLVTQGYLARDLADGHYVRGPALRRLALNALNRRELRAKRQSVLMELVAEVGESSNFTTLDGASVLYLDRVEAPWPWRLTLEPGAKVPLHCTASGKLFLALMPHGRREQLMAQSCMDALTPATIVSLEALRRECAEIAGYGYALDREEFVPGLVAIAVPVLDAAGKVWGAISVHGPAVRMTATDAVAKLPALHRAAKQMADLL
- a CDS encoding IclR family transcriptional regulator, with product METQRIGRNTKPKKLNGRVSAPAKNTPAADAAVSGAPSLGGAMADRTLRLLHAVAGASRAMTLADLVAELGLPKATTHRLCAQLLASGYLARDVDERFYVVGPTLRRLALDTLNHDGLRGLRHEVLASLVQEVGETCNFTTLDGASVMYLDRVEAPWPWRLTLDAGAHVPLHCTASGKLFLGLMAPAQREALLAQLPLEPLTPTSITSTQALRTECEKIAVNGYALDQEEFIPGLVAIAVPVLDGQGIARAAISVHAPSARMNVESAIGKLPALREAAARMRGLL
- a CDS encoding tripartite tricarboxylate transporter substrate binding protein, whose translation is MNRRRAMLAIAGSTTCALFPELGNAQAAWPSKPIKLVVPYPAGAISDYLGRYIGRVLSTELGTPVVVENKPGAGTNIGSDSVAKAAPDGYTLLLASSTNAVNVTLFPKLTYSPTRDLTPISIIADVPNCLVVNRDFKANTVADLIKAAKSDPGGLAYASAGPGSPAHLAAEMFNRMAGVQIRNISYKGASPAMADVIAGHVPIVFSHLAAVRGAYDAGKVKILAVASKSRWPVLPNIPTIAESGVAGYEAGAWYGLMAPAGTPKPILDRLQAALSKMRTPATAEAIRQQGADLRISGAEDLKTRLDSDIKTYAALIKTAGIVVE